The segment CTCGCGATCCTGGAGTTCGTCCTCCAGCGAGACAGCGCCCGTCTCAGCACCCTCATCGAGACGCTCTCGCTCGACGACGTCGAGACCCGCGACGTGCTGCTCGAACTGCGTGACGACGATCTCGTCTCCGCCTGCCCGCTGGACGAGGACGACCTCGTCGTGACGTCGCTCCCGCGGCTCCGGGGCCAGGACCGGACGAAGATCCACCGCCTGCTCTACAACTGAACGATTGCCGACCGCTCGCTCGTTTTACGATCGATCCGTCCGACGGATCGTGACGACTACCGAGAACGCACTCCTCGCTCGGTCGCACCCTACTCCTTCACGCACCGTTCGAAGTCTCTCTACTCCCTTCGTCGCTCAAGTTGACGCCCGCGGTGAGCCCCGAGACGTCGCCCCCGACGATCAGTACGTCGATCGTTCGGTTCGACGATCGGGACTCCGGGGTGTTCTCGTGGACCGTGGACCGCCGACTCATGGCGAGGGATACGTCGCGACCGAAGCAATCGTGATCGTCCGGCCCCCTCGTCGACACTCACGATCGACACGTCCGGCGTCTGGTGCCTCTCGGGCAGCCGAGACTGCTGCCGCCGGCGCGAACCCACGAGGAACCGCATGACGTTAGTTCCCGGCTCGCCACGGGGCAACGCACGAATCCGATCATGAACGACCTCCTCCGATCCGTGGTGACGGACTGGCTACGACGGGCGTACAACGCGACGATCAGGAACCACCTCCCGCGGAAGATCGGCTACTACAACGGCGTCGCGGTCCGGGCCCCGCGGCTGTTCGACTTCACCGATCACATCCCGGACTACAAGGCCGAACAGATGGACTGCATCGCCGCCGCGGTCGAGGCCGGGGACACGGTCGTCAACGTCGGCGGCGGTTACGGCGTCTCGACGGTCGTCGCGGCCCGTCGCGTCGGCCCGTCCGGCCGGGTGGCGACCTTCGAGCCCGCGGAGGAGGTGCTCGGTCCGCTCCGCGAGACGGCCGAGATCAACGACGTCGCCGATCGCGTCGAACTGCGGCACGCCGCGGTCGGGTCCCCCTCGCACCCCAAGGGGTCGATCGAGGGGGCCGAGACCCTCCCGCCGTCGGCGCTTCCCGAGTGTGACGTCCTGATCCTGGACTGTGACGGTGCCGAGGCGGAGATCGTGCCCCGCCTCGAGATCCGACCGCGTGACCTCGTGATCGAGTCCCACCCCCGCTACGGCGTCGATACCGGAGCACTGCTGTCGGTTCTCTCGTCCATGGAATACGAGTTTCCGGATCGCTACTTCGACGGAACCGGGGGGACTCACCACTTTCTCGCCACGAGAACCCCGGAGAAGTACTCCGAGGAGTGCACCGCCGGCCGCGACCGCCCGTCCGGCTGAACGGCGCTCGGCGGAGACACCCCGGGCCGGACGAGCCGACCAGCCCGGGCCGGGATGCCGCTTCGGGGTATCGTCTCAGGCCTCGGCCAGGACGGACTTGAGCGCGGTCGAGAGCTCCTCGAAGCGGTCGATCGAGAGCGAGTCGGTCGTCACCCAGACGCCGTGCTCGCCCTCGATGACCCGGGTGAGAAAGCCGTGTTCGAACATGCGGATCGTCGCCTCGTACTCCCCTAACTGGGTGTTCCGGTAGGCCGACTGGGAGCGAAAGCCCATCCGTTCGTGATCGGCGAACCCGACGAGGTCGGCCGTGCGGTCGAGATCCGACCGGAGGTAGAGCTGTTCGACGTGTTCCTCGTCGAAGTAGGTGATGCTCCGGAGTTCATCGCCGACGGCGGTCCGACAGACGCTCAACAGTTCCTCTTCGAGCTCCGGGTCGATGACGTTCTCGCCCATACCATCCAACCGACGGTAGGGCGGAATAAGCTGACGGTGGATGACTCGCCCGTCTCCGGCGAGTCGTTCCTCCCTTGATCTCCCTCGAGGATCTCCGGTACGGATCGGACGACGGTCGATCCACGCTGGAGCCCGCACTCGCGACCTCCCTCGATCCCTCGGAACTCGAACGCGTCTCCGATCACGATACGCGGTGTCGGCGACGGTAACTTACATCACCATCTACCGTGAACTATCCTCCATGGGAGTGGATACACTTCTACTGGCCGTCGGAGAGGAGGACGCCACGCGAATCGATCCGATCGCTGATACGGTGATCGACGTCGCAGTTCCGACCGGGGCGACCGTCGTGATCGCACACGTCCTCACCGAGGAGACGTACCGGCGCGCGCTCGACGAGGCGGGCGAGGAGACGACGACCGTTCTGGAGGAGCGCTTTAGGGACCGACTCCCCGACCGGCCCGGGTTCGAGGGCGACGTCCCGGCGTGGCTCGAACGGCGCTCCTGGACGGGCGAAGAGGTCAGACCGGAGGCGGTCGAGGCCGTTCTCGATCGAAAGGACCTGATCCGGGAGCTGGCGGTGGCGTTCGACGAGGCGGACGTCGAGTACGAGATCCGTGGCTCCGTCGGCGATCCCGCGGAACGGATCGTCGCCATGGCCGACGAACTCGACGCGGACTTCGTCGTCGTGGGCGGTCGGGACCGGTCGGCGACCAGCAGGAAACTGTTCGGGAGCGTCTCCCAGACGATCCTCAGGTCGGTGCGCTGTCCCGTGATCTCGATCCGGCAGGACGTCAGCGAGTAGCCGTCGATCCGCGCACTGTGCGTTCGATCACGCGTCGACGAACCACCTCTTCTTCCCCGAGGACACGTCGCCCGATCGACGACTCGCCTCCTTCCGCTCGTCCGACGAGCTCCTCCGGTCCTCCCGCCGATACTGTACGTGTGAGACGTTCTCGACGTATCATCGAACCTGGGGACCTTTCGCGCTTTCGTGCATATTAACTCGAGTATGAGTAAAGCAACTCGCTACAAGCTGTTCGTACGGGACGCGAAGAAAGTCAGCAGCGACGAACGCCGGTACTGAATCGTTCGGCACCCTCCTCACCGTTTCTCTCCTCTCTCATCGCTTCCGCACGCTACTCCATCTCCGCCTCCGTCGTCTCGGTCTCCGTCCCCTCTACGATCTCGAGGCCGCGGTTGTTGACTGCGTTGGGATCGAGCCCCACCTCCTCGAGGAACTGTTTGTACTCGCGTTCGCACTGTTCGCCGGCCTTCTGGCGGTCCGACGCCCGATCGCAGAGCGCCACCAGGTCCTCCGGAACGTCGTTGGTGTAGACGATCCAGTGGTTGATCAGATCGGAGAGTCGGCGGATGGGGCTCGTGAAGTGTCCGTAGATCTCGAAGTTGAGCGCGTGGTGGCCGCCGAAGGGGTCGTTCATGTAGCGCGCACGCGGCATCACCTTCATCACCGCCCACTGGATCTTGCCCAACTGTCGTTCCGGGGCGCTCTCGAGGGTGGCGTTGACCGCCTTTCGGGGGTCGTCCCACGCCTCACCGGGGATCGAGACGCCGTCGAGCTCCTGGATCTCCTGGAGCGCCTTGTCCCACTCGTCGGGACTCGGTTGGGGGTGGACGCGGTACATCGCCTCGACGCCCCGACCCCACATGAGCTCGTGGGTAACCGCCTTGTTCGCCTTCAGCATGCACTCCTCGATGATGGTGTGGGCGCGGTCCCGACGCGGGTTGAGCACGAGCGAGCCGTCCTCCTTTCGCTGCTCGTGCATCTGATCGGCCAGGTCGTGGACCAGCACGCACTCCTCGTGCAGCGGCGCGTCGGGATCCTCGAGGCGCTTCTCGGCCTGCGCGTAGGTCAGTCGCTCGTTCGACTCGATCACCGACTTGTAGATCTCGATCGTCTCGTAGGAGAGGGTCTCCTTGTCGAGGTGCATCTCCACCGTATGCGCGAGTCGGTCCTCCTCGGGAACCAACGAGCAGACCGTCTCCGCGAGGGTGGGCGGCAGCATGTGTACCGTGTACGCCGGGAGATAGACGGTGTTGGCCCGCTCGACCGCCGAGGACCACATCGACGTCTCCGGGGTGACGTAGTGGGTCACGTCCGCGATGTGGACCCAGAGGACGAACTCCTCGTCGCGCTCCTCGATCGAGATGGCGTCGTCGAAGTCCTGGGCGTCGATCGGGTCGGTCGTCCACGTCGTCAGATCGCGGAGGTCGCGGCGTTCGTCGACCTCGCTCTCGATCTCGCTCTGGACCTCCTCGGTGCGGGCTTCCGCCTCCTCGATCACCTCGGGGGGGAACTCGTCGGGTATCTCGAACTTCTCGAACAGTTCCTCGCGCTTGTTCTCGAGGTGGCGCGCGAGCTCCTCGCTGATCTCGACCGGGCCCTGGCCCTCGACGGTACCGGCCTCGGACTGGGCGTCGGTCATACGCATGCCTCCGGTGGCGTCATGCCCCCGGCTACGATCGAGAGCCAGTTAGACGTATCGGCGTGGCACCCTACCGCTCGCGCTCGCGTTCCTCGGCATCGACGGGGCCGTAGCGCTCCTCGACCAGCGCACAGTACCACGAGAGGAACTCCTCCTGTGGGTGTTCGCCCGCGTCGATCTCCACGAGCAGCCCCTCGAGTTCCTCGCGGGGCTGATGACAGAGCTCGCGATAGCAGCCCTTACAGAGGTGTTCGAACGTCTTCCCCTCCCGGTCCCACCGGTCGCCGTACTTGTCGTACTCGCGCGCGTCCGACCGTTCGACGTCGGCGTCACAGGCGATACAACTCACGGGCCGCTGGCCCTGTTTGCGGGGGCCCCACATGCGTCGCTAGAGGAATGGCCCCCACTTAGCCCTTTTCGCACGGCCGACGCGAAGCGACCTCCGGATCACGAGCGGCCTTCCACCGCGGTTTAGTGGCCGCCGCCCCTCCCGTCGACGAACGGCCCCGACCGACGACTTCGAGACCGTTCGCCAGAGGGCGATCGAGGCGATCGAACGCGATGACGTCGTCTCCGTCTACGCCGGCCTGATCCACGAGGACCGCCAGGACGCCTACTACTTCGCGAACGACGTCGACGACGAGCTTCAGCGCATGGCCGTCCGGCAGCTGGGCATGCTCACCCGAGTGCTCACCGAGCAGTCCGACCTCACCGCCGAGGAGGTCACTGAGATCGCGCGCGAGCGGGCCGACGAGATGAACCTCCAGTCCTGACCGTCGTCGGGAACGGACGTTTTATGCGCGACGGCCGTCAGGAGGTGGGTATGCAGGTCAGATCCCGCCACCACCTCCGCAACGACGAGGTGCGCGAACTCGAAGCCGCCCTGGGGTCGGCGCTGGGCGTCGAGCTCGACGCCGACAGTTACGAGCTCGTCGAGCTCGCGGACTCCCCGTTCGACCTCGTGCTCGTCGACGGCGAGCCCGCGGTCTTCTACTACGAGGACGAGCCCTTCCTCACCGTTCGCGGGGCGAACGACCACCCGCCGGAGACGGGCGTCGTCACCGTCGACGCCGGCGCGGTGTCGTTCGTCTCGAACGG is part of the Halalkalicoccus sp. CG83 genome and harbors:
- a CDS encoding class I SAM-dependent methyltransferase, which produces MNDLLRSVVTDWLRRAYNATIRNHLPRKIGYYNGVAVRAPRLFDFTDHIPDYKAEQMDCIAAAVEAGDTVVNVGGGYGVSTVVAARRVGPSGRVATFEPAEEVLGPLRETAEINDVADRVELRHAAVGSPSHPKGSIEGAETLPPSALPECDVLILDCDGAEAEIVPRLEIRPRDLVIESHPRYGVDTGALLSVLSSMEYEFPDRYFDGTGGTHHFLATRTPEKYSEECTAGRDRPSG
- a CDS encoding DUF7522 family protein; the protein is MGENVIDPELEEELLSVCRTAVGDELRSITYFDEEHVEQLYLRSDLDRTADLVGFADHERMGFRSQSAYRNTQLGEYEATIRMFEHGFLTRVIEGEHGVWVTTDSLSIDRFEELSTALKSVLAEA
- a CDS encoding universal stress protein — encoded protein: MGVDTLLLAVGEEDATRIDPIADTVIDVAVPTGATVVIAHVLTEETYRRALDEAGEETTTVLEERFRDRLPDRPGFEGDVPAWLERRSWTGEEVRPEAVEAVLDRKDLIRELAVAFDEADVEYEIRGSVGDPAERIVAMADELDADFVVVGGRDRSATSRKLFGSVSQTILRSVRCPVISIRQDVSE
- a CDS encoding RNB domain-containing ribonuclease, translating into MTDAQSEAGTVEGQGPVEISEELARHLENKREELFEKFEIPDEFPPEVIEEAEARTEEVQSEIESEVDERRDLRDLTTWTTDPIDAQDFDDAISIEERDEEFVLWVHIADVTHYVTPETSMWSSAVERANTVYLPAYTVHMLPPTLAETVCSLVPEEDRLAHTVEMHLDKETLSYETIEIYKSVIESNERLTYAQAEKRLEDPDAPLHEECVLVHDLADQMHEQRKEDGSLVLNPRRDRAHTIIEECMLKANKAVTHELMWGRGVEAMYRVHPQPSPDEWDKALQEIQELDGVSIPGEAWDDPRKAVNATLESAPERQLGKIQWAVMKVMPRARYMNDPFGGHHALNFEIYGHFTSPIRRLSDLINHWIVYTNDVPEDLVALCDRASDRQKAGEQCEREYKQFLEEVGLDPNAVNNRGLEIVEGTETETTEAEME
- a CDS encoding DUF7562 family protein, with the protein product MWGPRKQGQRPVSCIACDADVERSDAREYDKYGDRWDREGKTFEHLCKGCYRELCHQPREELEGLLVEIDAGEHPQEEFLSWYCALVEERYGPVDAEERERER
- a CDS encoding RNA-binding protein; protein product: MQVRSRHHLRNDEVRELEAALGSALGVELDADSYELVELADSPFDLVLVDGEPAVFYYEDEPFLTVRGANDHPPETGVVTVDAGAVSFVSNGADVMRPGIVDADDDIEPGDLVAIAEESHGKVLAVGRAETGGDDMVGESGKVVDSIHHVGDDLYAFTV